The following are encoded together in the Flavihumibacter fluvii genome:
- a CDS encoding sigma-70 family RNA polymerase sigma factor, whose product MSMRQLKISKSITNRESQSLEKYLQEIGKVELIGPEEEVRLARLIKQGDQRALDRLTRANLRFVVSVSKQYQNQGLSLPDLINEGNLGLIKAAQRFDETRGFKFISYAVWWIRQSILQALAEQSRIVRLPLNKVGLTNRIQKAYQQLEQEFEREPSPEELAELLQIDLEEVSASLSISSRHVSMDSPLSDGEENTMIDVMENPNADRTDKGIEHDESLKMEIDRTMKVLTERQKEVICYFFGLGVDHPMSLEDIGEKFNLTRERVRQIKDKAITKLKTNSRSKELRTYLGV is encoded by the coding sequence ATGAGCATGCGTCAACTCAAGATCAGTAAATCTATCACTAACCGGGAGTCTCAGAGCCTTGAAAAATATCTCCAGGAAATTGGTAAGGTTGAACTCATTGGACCTGAGGAGGAAGTACGTCTTGCCAGACTGATCAAACAGGGCGACCAACGTGCCCTGGATCGACTTACCAGAGCCAATCTCAGGTTCGTTGTATCCGTTTCCAAACAATACCAGAACCAGGGACTTTCGCTACCCGACCTGATTAATGAAGGAAATCTCGGACTGATCAAGGCGGCCCAGCGTTTTGATGAAACACGCGGTTTTAAGTTTATTTCTTATGCAGTATGGTGGATCCGCCAAAGCATTTTGCAGGCACTGGCCGAACAAAGCCGCATTGTAAGGCTGCCTCTGAATAAAGTTGGGTTAACCAATCGTATCCAGAAAGCCTACCAGCAGCTGGAACAGGAGTTTGAACGCGAACCATCACCCGAAGAATTGGCAGAATTACTGCAAATTGACCTGGAGGAAGTTTCTGCCAGTCTAAGCATCTCTTCCCGCCATGTAAGCATGGATTCACCCCTATCCGACGGGGAGGAAAATACCATGATCGACGTTATGGAAAACCCCAATGCAGATCGAACCGATAAAGGCATCGAACATGACGAAAGCCTGAAAATGGAGATCGATCGTACCATGAAAGTGCTGACCGAACGCCAGAAAGAAGTAATTTGTTATTTCTTCGGACTGGGGGTAGACCATCCTATGAGCCTGGAAGATATTGGTGAAAAGTTTAATCTGACCCGTGAAAGGGTGCGCCAGATCAAGGACAAGGCCATTACCAAGTTAAAAACAAATTCAAGGAGCAAGGAGTTACGCACATACCTGGGTGTATAG
- a CDS encoding START-like domain-containing protein translates to MSKKQMYMLEYPVRCSPTILYEFLSTPAGLQEWFADRVDERDQVFSFSWNGAVDKAEVLESEENSFIRFHWLHEPKDEFFEFRIEKSDVTNQTILVIKDFAEKKEIKDSSQLWGYQVKDLFHRLGN, encoded by the coding sequence ATGAGTAAGAAACAAATGTATATGTTGGAATATCCAGTCAGGTGTTCACCGACGATTTTATATGAATTTTTGAGCACCCCGGCCGGATTACAGGAATGGTTCGCCGACAGGGTGGACGAAAGAGACCAGGTTTTCAGCTTTTCATGGAATGGTGCTGTAGATAAGGCAGAGGTATTGGAAAGTGAGGAAAATAGCTTTATCCGTTTTCATTGGTTACATGAACCGAAGGATGAATTCTTTGAATTCCGCATTGAAAAATCAGATGTCACCAACCAGACTATCCTGGTGATCAAGGATTTCGCGGAGAAAAAAGAAATCAAAGACTCCAGCCAGTTATGGGGATACCAGGTAAAAGACCTGTTCCACCGCCTTGGCAACTAA
- a CDS encoding LptF/LptG family permease — protein sequence MIKKLDRLILNAFVGPFIATFFITLFVLVLQFFWLYIDDIVGKGLDLVTIAQLISYVAATVVPLALPLAVLLSSIMTFGNLGETFELVAIKSAGIPLLRFMRPLMVVSLLICGVAFLFNNYIIPVSNLKLNRLKYDIINKKPAFDLREGAFYTNIPGYAIKVGKKEKDDSTLRDIIIYEKDYSLQDNIIIANSGIMKVSDDKRFLEFKLKDGWRYSERGARLNLNTEYIRLGFREFKKVFDLSALQLSKTNDSLFKDNYQMLSVRQLSATIDSLKKTDNHYRKKLTGELSSFIKFQKYVDSGWEQNASANAVKSFDAIVPDTMLVSVNEKALSQLAMIKSTLDINSAEFLAHEKSLRMHQIAWHEKFTLSIACFVLYLIGAPLGSIIRKGGLGTPLVFAVVFFVIFFLLNNFGKKFSKEDVVAPVVGMWLATMILVPIGIFLIWKAMHDSQLFNKEYYFRTFRKIQPYLSRIINRRQTPQPL from the coding sequence GTGATAAAAAAACTCGATAGACTTATTCTTAACGCCTTTGTTGGTCCATTTATCGCCACATTTTTTATCACCCTTTTTGTGCTGGTACTACAATTCTTCTGGTTATATATTGACGATATTGTTGGAAAAGGATTAGACCTGGTAACAATTGCCCAGTTGATTTCCTATGTAGCAGCCACTGTGGTTCCGCTTGCCCTGCCCCTGGCCGTATTGCTATCCTCCATTATGACCTTTGGCAACCTGGGGGAAACTTTTGAACTGGTGGCCATCAAATCAGCCGGCATACCGCTGCTTCGATTTATGCGGCCACTCATGGTTGTTAGCCTGCTAATTTGTGGTGTCGCATTTTTATTCAATAATTATATCATCCCGGTATCCAACCTGAAACTAAACAGGCTGAAATACGATATCATCAACAAGAAACCGGCATTCGATCTGCGCGAAGGGGCTTTTTATACCAATATTCCCGGTTATGCCATAAAGGTGGGTAAAAAAGAAAAGGATGATTCAACTTTACGCGATATCATTATCTATGAAAAAGATTACAGCCTGCAGGATAATATCATCATTGCCAACAGTGGCATTATGAAAGTTTCGGATGATAAACGGTTCCTGGAATTCAAACTTAAAGACGGATGGCGCTATTCAGAGCGGGGAGCCCGTTTAAACCTCAATACAGAATACATCCGGCTGGGCTTCAGGGAATTCAAAAAAGTGTTCGATCTAAGTGCACTGCAATTGAGTAAAACCAACGACAGCCTGTTCAAAGACAATTACCAGATGCTGAGTGTGCGGCAATTGAGCGCAACCATCGATTCCCTGAAAAAAACTGACAACCATTACCGCAAGAAATTAACCGGTGAACTTAGTTCATTTATAAAATTCCAAAAATATGTTGATTCTGGCTGGGAACAAAATGCATCAGCTAATGCGGTGAAATCATTTGACGCGATCGTTCCTGATACGATGTTGGTATCCGTCAACGAAAAGGCCCTTTCACAACTGGCGATGATTAAAAGTACCCTGGACATCAACAGCGCCGAATTCCTGGCGCATGAAAAAAGCCTTCGCATGCACCAGATTGCATGGCATGAAAAATTCACTCTATCCATTGCTTGTTTTGTTTTGTACCTTATAGGGGCTCCATTGGGCTCCATCATCCGGAAAGGCGGGTTAGGAACACCATTAGTATTTGCCGTGGTATTTTTTGTGATATTCTTCCTGCTGAATAATTTCGGTAAAAAATTTTCCAAAGAAGATGTGGTAGCCCCGGTTGTGGGTATGTGGCTGGCCACTATGATACTGGTACCTATTGGTATATTCCTGATCTGGAAAGCCATGCACGATTCGCAATTGTTCAACAAGGAATATTATTTCCGTACGTTTCGTAAAATTCAGCCCTACCTGAGCCGAATAATTAATCGCCGGCAAACGCCACAACCATTGTAA
- a CDS encoding superoxide dismutase, with the protein MKSTPQSRRSFLANTTKASLAVGIGSSVIGSSLISSCSTSKSAGSSSPFHTGFDQKPLPYDYKALEPYIDAMTMELHYTKHAAAYAKNLNDAAQAEGVDRSKPLEDIFGRISKYSEKLRNNAGGHYNHELFWQSMRAPRTDNRPTGTLLTVLESKFGSFANFKSQFSDAGKNRFGSGWAWLVLYGDKQKDIVLTSTPNQDNPLMDVAGTRGFPILGLDVWEHAYYLKYQNKRADYIESWWNVVNWDYIQQRYDTAIK; encoded by the coding sequence ATGAAATCAACGCCACAATCCAGACGTTCATTCCTGGCTAACACTACAAAAGCCTCTTTAGCAGTAGGAATTGGCAGTTCAGTAATTGGCAGCAGTTTGATCAGTTCCTGCAGCACTTCGAAAAGTGCAGGCAGCAGTAGCCCATTCCATACCGGATTCGACCAAAAACCCCTGCCATACGACTACAAAGCTTTGGAACCCTATATTGATGCCATGACCATGGAGCTTCACTATACCAAGCACGCTGCGGCCTACGCAAAAAACCTGAATGATGCAGCGCAGGCAGAAGGTGTTGACCGCAGTAAACCCCTCGAAGACATCTTTGGCAGGATCTCAAAATATTCAGAAAAATTACGCAACAACGCAGGCGGGCATTATAACCACGAACTCTTCTGGCAAAGCATGCGTGCACCGCGTACTGATAACCGTCCAACCGGGACATTACTCACCGTGCTGGAATCCAAATTCGGTTCTTTCGCCAATTTCAAGTCACAGTTTTCCGATGCCGGCAAGAATCGTTTCGGCAGTGGCTGGGCCTGGCTTGTTTTGTATGGTGATAAGCAAAAGGATATTGTACTAACGTCAACCCCTAACCAGGATAATCCATTAATGGACGTGGCTGGCACGCGTGGCTTTCCCATTCTTGGTCTCGATGTTTGGGAACACGCATATTACCTGAAATACCAGAACAAACGCGCAGATTATATAGAGAGCTGGTGGAATGTCGTAAACTGGGATTATATACAGCAGCGTTATGATACCGCGATAAAATAA
- a CDS encoding cation diffusion facilitator family transporter has product MQAQKENFRVQQWVVFVAIVLFGIKITAWVLTRSVSILTDALESTVNVISGFIGLYSLYIAAKPRDMDHPYGHGKAEFISAAVEGTLIMIAGLIIIYESINNFIHPHVLKSLDYGMILVGIAGVVNYVMGYVAIKRGKKNNSLALVASGRHLQSDTYSTIGILIGIGLIYFTKIQMIDNIVALIFSFIIIFTGYKILRQSLAGIMDEADNELLQKMVQRLNQDRPANWIDLHNLRVIKYGAILHVDCHLTVPWYLNVHEAHREVDTLSHRIRQEFGDSIELFVHSDGCLDFSCAICTKKDCTVRQHPFEKRIEWTVENILSDQKHRLSKPSAALDKTA; this is encoded by the coding sequence ATGCAAGCCCAAAAAGAAAATTTCAGGGTACAGCAATGGGTGGTATTCGTTGCCATTGTGCTGTTTGGTATAAAAATCACCGCCTGGGTCCTTACGCGTTCGGTTTCCATACTTACTGATGCTCTTGAAAGCACTGTAAACGTAATCTCTGGTTTTATCGGATTATACAGCCTTTACATTGCAGCCAAACCAAGGGACATGGATCACCCTTATGGCCATGGCAAAGCCGAATTCATTTCTGCGGCTGTAGAAGGTACCCTGATCATGATCGCCGGACTCATCATCATTTATGAATCCATCAATAATTTCATCCACCCGCATGTGCTGAAAAGCCTGGATTACGGTATGATACTGGTGGGCATTGCCGGTGTAGTCAATTATGTGATGGGCTATGTTGCGATCAAACGCGGAAAAAAAAACAATTCGCTCGCCCTGGTGGCAAGTGGCAGGCACCTGCAATCCGATACCTATTCCACCATCGGTATTTTAATAGGAATCGGCCTTATTTATTTTACGAAAATCCAGATGATTGATAATATTGTTGCCCTGATTTTTAGTTTCATTATCATCTTTACCGGATATAAAATCTTACGGCAATCATTGGCCGGAATTATGGATGAGGCCGACAATGAGCTCCTGCAAAAAATGGTGCAACGATTGAACCAGGACCGGCCGGCCAACTGGATCGACCTGCATAACCTTCGGGTCATCAAGTATGGCGCCATCCTGCATGTTGACTGCCACCTTACCGTACCCTGGTACCTCAATGTACATGAAGCCCACCGGGAGGTGGATACCTTAAGCCATCGCATCAGACAGGAATTTGGTGATAGTATCGAACTTTTTGTGCATTCTGACGGATGCCTGGATTTTTCCTGCGCGATCTGCACAAAAAAAGATTGTACGGTACGCCAGCATCCTTTCGAAAAAAGAATTGAATGGACGGTTGAGAATATTTTATCTGACCAGAAGCACCGGCTGTCAAAGCCATCGGCTGCTTTGGATAAAACCGCCTAA
- a CDS encoding dipeptidase, with amino-acid sequence MNAWKEYQNQHKDRFLDELLELLRIPSISARGEHKEDMVKCAEAVRNSLLKAGASRAVIYETPGHPIVYGEKITDPSKPTVLVYGHYDVQPADPLELWQSGPFEPMIRDGKIFARGACDDKGQFYMHVKALETMVQTGSLPTNIKFLIEGEEEVGSPNLATFVKANKGLLDADVILISDTAMISMDHPSIDIGVRGLSYIEVEVTGANRDLHSGVYGGAVANPITILAQMIASLHDTNNHVTIPGFYDDVVEATPEERALMAKAPFDEAEYAEDLGVKALWGEKGYTTNERTGIRPTLELNGIWGGYTGEGAKTVLPSKAFAKISCRLVPDQGSDKITKLLIDHLHAITPDCVTLKASLHHGGEAYMTPIDSDGYKAAAMAIEATFNKKPIPVRGGGSIPICALFEKELGLKIVFMGFGLDSDNLHSPNEKYDLVNYYKGIETIPYFHQYFAEIVEQ; translated from the coding sequence ATGAATGCCTGGAAAGAATACCAGAACCAACACAAGGACCGCTTCCTGGATGAATTACTTGAACTGCTAAGGATTCCCAGTATCAGTGCCCGTGGCGAACACAAGGAAGATATGGTGAAATGTGCGGAGGCAGTGCGCAATAGCCTGTTAAAAGCCGGGGCGTCCAGGGCAGTTATTTATGAAACGCCAGGCCATCCAATTGTATATGGGGAAAAAATCACCGACCCATCCAAACCAACCGTTTTGGTGTATGGGCATTATGATGTGCAACCCGCCGATCCCCTGGAGCTGTGGCAGAGCGGCCCATTCGAACCTATGATCAGGGATGGTAAAATATTCGCACGCGGCGCATGTGATGACAAGGGCCAGTTTTACATGCATGTGAAGGCACTTGAAACCATGGTACAAACGGGTTCATTACCCACCAATATTAAATTCCTGATCGAGGGAGAAGAGGAAGTCGGTTCCCCAAACCTGGCCACTTTTGTAAAGGCCAATAAAGGGTTACTCGATGCCGATGTGATACTGATCAGTGATACCGCAATGATCAGTATGGATCATCCATCCATAGATATTGGCGTACGCGGCCTGTCTTATATAGAAGTTGAGGTTACCGGTGCAAATCGCGACCTGCACAGTGGTGTATATGGTGGTGCTGTAGCCAACCCAATCACCATCCTGGCGCAGATGATCGCATCACTGCACGATACAAATAACCATGTGACCATCCCGGGTTTTTATGATGATGTTGTTGAAGCAACACCAGAAGAACGTGCCCTGATGGCCAAAGCCCCATTCGATGAAGCGGAATATGCTGAAGACCTTGGCGTAAAAGCCTTGTGGGGTGAAAAAGGATATACAACCAATGAACGCACGGGGATTCGTCCAACACTCGAACTAAATGGAATTTGGGGCGGATACACAGGGGAAGGCGCAAAAACTGTTTTGCCTTCGAAAGCCTTTGCAAAAATATCCTGCCGCCTGGTGCCCGACCAGGGATCGGACAAGATCACCAAACTGCTCATCGACCACCTGCATGCCATAACACCAGATTGTGTTACGCTAAAAGCGTCTTTGCACCATGGTGGCGAGGCGTATATGACGCCGATCGATTCGGACGGTTACAAAGCGGCAGCCATGGCTATTGAAGCCACTTTCAACAAGAAACCGATTCCTGTAAGGGGTGGCGGAAGTATACCGATCTGTGCCCTTTTCGAAAAAGAACTTGGGTTGAAGATCGTATTCATGGGATTCGGCCTCGACAGTGATAACCTGCATTCCCCGAACGAAAAATATGACCTCGTTAATTATTATAAAGGCATCGAAACGATTCCCTATTTCCACCAGTATTTTGCGGAAATAGTGGAGCAGTGA
- a CDS encoding RNA-binding S4 domain-containing protein has translation MDKLRIDKYLWAIRLFKTRSQAGDAIDKGRVKLDGNSVKASRLVAIGDQYEVKTEARKWVIKITGLLQTRVQYSEAVKYYQDLTPPEELDRLQFQAASFHTGKRLSKVGRPTKKDRRDLEDFTDGD, from the coding sequence ATGGACAAACTTCGCATTGATAAATATCTCTGGGCCATACGGCTATTCAAAACCCGCAGCCAGGCAGGAGATGCCATTGACAAGGGCAGGGTAAAGCTGGACGGCAATTCTGTTAAGGCATCCAGGCTTGTGGCCATTGGAGACCAGTACGAGGTAAAAACCGAGGCCAGGAAATGGGTGATCAAAATAACCGGACTTTTACAAACCCGCGTTCAATACAGTGAAGCTGTAAAATATTACCAGGACCTGACTCCTCCCGAAGAGCTCGATCGCCTGCAATTCCAGGCGGCAAGTTTCCATACCGGCAAAAGACTCAGTAAAGTGGGCCGACCAACCAAAAAAGACCGCCGCGACCTGGAAGATTTTACTGATGGCGACTGA
- a CDS encoding response regulator, producing the protein MKSILIIDDHDQIRENIAEILSLAGYQIFTAENGKKGVEIALQQQPDLVVCDIMMPELDGFGVLHLLRKNASTEHIPFIFLTAKVERSDFRKGMEMGADDYITKPFDDIELLNAIEIRLKKQEILEQKYAGDEKGMQELMKDLNQSGLIHLDPEKFEVESVSKKQHIYSEGKRPRFLYYLKSGKVKTFKLHDDGKEYITNLYQAGEYLGYIALLENSVYDDTAEVLEDADLAMIPAQDFLQLVFNDLAIATKFIRLISHNVKDKEERLLHLAYDSLRKRVAKALVDIHKKFSDGNENRAIEISREDIAQYVGTATESLIRTLSDFKSEKLVEIKEGKIRISDHAKLSNLLY; encoded by the coding sequence ATGAAAAGCATCCTCATCATCGATGACCATGACCAGATAAGGGAAAATATTGCTGAAATCCTTTCCCTTGCGGGTTACCAGATTTTTACGGCTGAGAATGGCAAAAAAGGAGTTGAAATAGCACTTCAGCAGCAACCCGATCTCGTGGTTTGTGATATAATGATGCCAGAACTGGATGGATTTGGCGTATTGCACCTCCTGCGCAAAAATGCCAGCACAGAACATATTCCTTTTATTTTTCTTACAGCAAAAGTGGAAAGAAGCGATTTCCGGAAGGGGATGGAAATGGGTGCCGATGACTATATCACCAAGCCTTTTGATGATATAGAATTATTGAATGCCATTGAGATAAGGTTGAAAAAACAGGAGATCCTGGAGCAGAAGTATGCCGGCGATGAAAAGGGAATGCAGGAATTGATGAAAGACCTCAATCAATCTGGCCTTATCCATCTTGATCCTGAAAAATTTGAAGTGGAATCAGTGTCCAAAAAACAGCATATCTATTCAGAAGGAAAGCGTCCGCGCTTCCTGTATTACCTGAAGAGCGGCAAGGTGAAAACCTTTAAGTTGCACGATGACGGCAAGGAATACATCACAAATCTATACCAGGCGGGTGAATACCTTGGATATATTGCCCTGCTGGAGAACAGCGTGTACGATGATACGGCTGAAGTACTGGAAGATGCAGACCTGGCCATGATTCCGGCACAGGATTTTCTGCAGTTGGTGTTTAACGACCTGGCCATTGCAACCAAATTCATCCGGCTGATCAGCCATAATGTAAAAGACAAGGAGGAAAGACTGTTGCACCTGGCTTATGATTCACTGCGGAAGCGGGTAGCGAAGGCGCTTGTAGATATCCACAAAAAATTCAGTGATGGCAATGAAAACCGGGCAATTGAAATATCAAGGGAAGATATCGCACAATATGTAGGTACTGCTACAGAATCTTTGATCCGCACCCTGAGTGATTTTAAATCGGAAAAACTGGTAGAAATAAAAGAAGGCAAAATACGGATTTCAGACCATGCCAAATTGAGCAACTTATTGTATTAG
- a CDS encoding heavy metal translocating P-type ATPase, which yields MPATVNRQTACYHCGEDCGDSKIRLEDKNFCCEGCKTVFQLLNDHGLCDYYDLNNNPGQSLRQTVRKNKFAFLEDDKIAAKLISFRNEEQTHISFYLPHIHCSSCLYLIEHLHKIHPGIVRTTVNFTRKEADVIFNHKKINLREVAELLTSIGYEPYICLNQLKERKPRLPRTMVYQLGVAGFCFVNIMLMSFPEYLGLANVEKSLLYTFRYLNLALSLPVLLFSAQPFYASARKSLQHKFLNIDAPIVLAIWVTFFRSVFEVLTDTGSGYFDSFSGIVFFMLIGRVLQDKTYQQLSFDRDYTAYFPIAITVLKEDKEVPVALPDIVPGQTLLIHNEELVPADGILTRGKAFIDYSFVTGESLPVLKEVGEIIYAGGKQTGGNMELLVVKEVSQSYLTRLWNQPGNQPEVEKSVSFVHLLSRYFTYIVLTVAISTAIYWWITDSSRLWPAVTAVLIIACPCALLLSSTFTNGNILRILGRNKLYLRNALAIEDIAAIDHIVFDKTGTLTTTQQHDIVYEGDTLSKSAQESIAALAAQSGHPLSKALVNHLGRNNCIVQGFHEKTGKGIEGLVNGDLFALGSELFITGKNSYAGGTRVYVSREGKLLGYFSFRNHYRTAVNALLQDLQSDFELSVISGDNAAERSTLRNLAGKKTTLLFNQQPADKSDYIRQLKKQDKKVMMIGDGLNDAIAMRESNIGIALAEDCNTFTPASDGILESAQLGKLHRFIRLCRANKQIILASFIMSIVYNIIGLYFAVQGNLSPLLAAILMPSSSISIIALTFGSTNIAAKWLRL from the coding sequence ATGCCGGCAACCGTGAACAGACAAACCGCTTGCTACCATTGTGGCGAGGATTGTGGGGATAGTAAAATTCGGCTGGAAGATAAAAATTTTTGCTGTGAAGGCTGTAAAACTGTATTCCAGCTGCTGAATGACCATGGACTTTGCGATTATTATGACCTGAATAATAACCCGGGACAGAGCCTTCGCCAGACGGTCAGGAAAAACAAGTTCGCCTTTCTGGAGGATGATAAAATCGCTGCAAAATTGATTAGTTTCCGGAACGAAGAGCAGACCCATATCAGCTTCTACCTGCCCCATATCCATTGTAGTTCCTGTTTATACCTTATTGAGCACCTGCATAAAATCCATCCCGGAATTGTGCGAACCACCGTGAATTTTACACGTAAAGAGGCCGATGTAATTTTCAACCACAAAAAAATCAACCTCAGGGAAGTGGCTGAATTGCTGACCAGCATTGGTTATGAACCCTATATTTGCCTGAACCAGTTGAAGGAAAGAAAGCCGCGCCTGCCCCGGACCATGGTCTACCAGCTAGGGGTAGCCGGGTTCTGTTTTGTGAACATCATGCTGATGAGTTTTCCGGAATACCTCGGGCTGGCCAATGTGGAAAAAAGCCTGCTCTATACTTTCCGGTACCTAAACCTGGCGCTTTCCCTGCCGGTTTTGTTATTCAGTGCGCAACCGTTTTATGCCTCTGCCCGTAAAAGCCTGCAACACAAATTCCTGAATATTGATGCCCCGATAGTCCTTGCCATCTGGGTCACTTTTTTCAGGAGTGTTTTTGAAGTACTGACCGACACGGGAAGCGGTTATTTCGATTCCTTTTCAGGTATTGTATTTTTTATGCTGATTGGGCGGGTATTACAGGATAAAACCTATCAGCAATTATCCTTTGACCGTGACTATACCGCTTATTTCCCAATCGCCATTACCGTGTTGAAAGAAGACAAGGAAGTGCCTGTGGCTTTACCGGATATTGTCCCCGGACAAACCCTTTTGATCCACAACGAAGAACTGGTTCCTGCAGATGGCATCCTCACCCGGGGAAAGGCTTTCATTGATTACAGTTTTGTAACGGGGGAATCACTGCCTGTGTTGAAAGAAGTAGGCGAAATCATATATGCCGGCGGAAAACAAACCGGTGGCAATATGGAATTACTGGTCGTAAAGGAAGTTTCGCAAAGCTACCTGACCCGCCTCTGGAACCAGCCAGGCAACCAGCCTGAAGTGGAAAAATCCGTTTCCTTTGTGCACCTGCTGAGCAGGTATTTCACCTATATAGTGCTAACTGTTGCGATTTCTACAGCCATCTACTGGTGGATCACGGATAGCTCAAGGTTATGGCCCGCTGTCACTGCGGTATTAATCATCGCTTGTCCATGTGCATTATTGCTATCCAGCACTTTCACCAATGGGAATATCCTGCGGATCCTGGGCAGGAATAAATTATACCTCAGGAATGCCCTGGCCATTGAAGACATTGCCGCAATAGACCATATTGTATTTGACAAAACAGGTACACTAACCACTACACAGCAACATGATATTGTATATGAAGGCGACACCTTGTCCAAATCAGCTCAGGAATCCATTGCAGCACTTGCAGCACAAAGTGGCCATCCGCTGAGTAAGGCCCTGGTAAATCACCTGGGACGAAACAATTGTATTGTGCAGGGCTTCCATGAAAAAACAGGAAAAGGGATAGAAGGATTGGTCAATGGTGACCTGTTTGCCCTTGGCTCTGAGCTGTTCATTACCGGTAAAAATTCATATGCCGGCGGAACCCGGGTCTATGTTTCCAGGGAGGGCAAGCTGCTGGGCTATTTCAGTTTCAGGAACCACTACCGCACAGCAGTGAATGCCTTATTGCAGGATCTTCAGTCAGACTTTGAGTTATCGGTCATATCCGGCGATAATGCTGCTGAAAGAAGCACACTACGTAACCTGGCAGGCAAAAAAACCACCTTATTGTTCAACCAGCAACCGGCAGATAAATCTGACTATATCCGGCAATTAAAAAAGCAGGATAAAAAAGTGATGATGATCGGCGATGGGCTGAATGACGCTATTGCTATGCGAGAAAGCAATATTGGAATTGCGTTGGCCGAGGACTGTAATACGTTTACGCCGGCCAGTGATGGCATCCTGGAATCAGCACAATTAGGCAAACTGCACCGGTTCATCAGGCTTTGCCGGGCAAATAAACAGATCATCCTGGCCAGTTTCATCATGAGCATCGTATATAATATAATTGGCCTTTACTTCGCTGTCCAGGGGAATTTATCCCCGCTTTTGGCGGCTATCCTGATGCCTTCCAGTTCCATCAGTATTATAGCCTTAACCTTTGGCAGCACTAATATTGCCGCTAAATGGCTCAGGCTATGA
- the ccoS gene encoding cbb3-type cytochrome oxidase assembly protein CcoS — MGVIILLLLASVFVAAIFLGGFIWSVKSGQYDDEYSPPVRMLFEDEPAKEISKK; from the coding sequence ATGGGTGTAATCATTCTGCTCCTCCTGGCCAGTGTTTTTGTGGCGGCGATTTTCCTGGGCGGCTTTATCTGGAGCGTAAAGTCCGGTCAATACGACGATGAATATTCCCCGCCGGTAAGGATGCTGTTTGAAGACGAGCCCGCCAAAGAAATATCCAAAAAATAA